The genomic stretch GCTCATCGCGTGCGGTTTCCACCTCGGCAAGGGAGCGTCCAATTATGTTGCGTCCAACAACCGAGGCAGAGGCCTGACCCAGCGCGCAGGCTTTGACATCCTGGCCAAATGCAGTGACGCGTCCGTCTTTGATGTTGAGATCAACTGTAACGGTTGACCCACACAGGGGGGCGCGTTTTTTTGCCGTCGCATCCGGGTGTTCCAGCCTGTCCAGAAAGGGAATATCGGCGGCGAGCGCCAGAATGCGGGACGAGTAGAGTTTGATCAGATCGGTTTCGCTAGACATTGGCGGCCTTGGGCTTTCCCTTGGGGTTTCTTCCTCATACATAGGCAGACAAATGCAAGATGCAAAAGGTTTTTACGATGTCCTTTGATCCCAATAATTTGAAGTATGACGCTGCGGGTCTGATCCCCTGTATCGCCCAGGATGAGGCGAGCGGCGAAGTTTTGATGATGGCCTGGATGAATGCGCAAAGCGTTGCCAGAACGCTGGAAACCGGCAAAGTGACCTATTGGTCCCGGTCTCGCCAGGCATTTTGGGTCAAAGGAGAAAGCTCGGGTCATGTTCAGAGCCTGGTGGATCTGCGGCTTGATTGTGACCGGGATTGTCTGTTGGCGCTGGTTCATCAGGTCGGCCCCGCCTGTCACACCAATCGGCGCAGCTGTTTTTATACGGCTGTTCGTGACGGGGAAGAGGTGGAGCTGATGAAGCCCATGGACTAGGGGCAGGCCCTTGGCTCACGCAGCAGAAAAGGGCGGCGCTGGCGCGCCGCTGCCTCCGGCGGAGGTATTTGGAGAAAGATGAAACAGGGGGAGGTTAGCCCAGGCCGACAAGTTCGCGGATGTCTTGCGGGTTGGCGCCATCCTGACGGTATGTGGCAATGGCGCGGGCATCGTCCCGTTTGGCCAGGCGTTTGCCCGCCTCGTCGCGGATCAGGCTGTGGTGGTGGTAGGTTGGATGGGGAAGGTTCAACAGGGCCTGAAGCAATATATGTATCCGCGTTGCTTCAAAGAGATCCTGACCCCGAATGACGTGGTTCACGCCCTGCGCCGCATCGTCCAGCACCACTGAGAGATGGTATGAGGTTCCCATGCCGCGCCTGGAAAGAACAACGTCGCCGATGGTCTTAACCATGTTGTCTGGGGTGAATTCAACGAGACCCCGTTCGCCATTTGGTCCGTTTCCGGTCTCCAGAAAACTGCCACAGCTAGAAAAAGATTTTCCGGGCACTCTGCGATTCTGAAACAGGCCGGGCACCATGCCGATCGCTTTTTCCATATCGAGCCTAAGGGGAACATTTTGAGGGCGTTGGTGCTGATCAGAAAAGACCCGTTCCCACGGCCCCCGGCATGTTCCGGGGTAGATTACCCCGTCTGGCCCCAGCAGAGGTGAACCTTCCTGCGGGGCGGCAGCCGCGGCGGCGATGTCTTTACGATTGCAGGTGCAGGGGTAGAGGAGACCCAACTGCCACAACCGATCCAGAGCCTGATCGTAGATTGACTGGCGCTCTGACTGGCGCATTACCGGTTTGGGCCACCACAATCCAAGCCATTCCAGATCTTCATAGATCTGTGCTTCCCACTGGGGGCGTGCACGAGATTGGTCAATGTCTTCGATCCGTAGCAGAAATTTGCCCCCCTCAGCCATGGCCATGTCATGGGCCAGTAGGGCGGAATAGGCATGGCCCAGGTGTAGGGGGCCTGTAGGAGAGGGGGCAAAGCGGGTGATGAAGGTCACGGGATCTGCCCCCTTGGTGTTCA from Phaeobacter sp. G2 encodes the following:
- the gluQRS gene encoding tRNA glutamyl-Q(34) synthetase GluQRS, yielding MTFITRFAPSPTGPLHLGHAYSALLAHDMAMAEGGKFLLRIEDIDQSRARPQWEAQIYEDLEWLGLWWPKPVMRQSERQSIYDQALDRLWQLGLLYPCTCNRKDIAAAAAAPQEGSPLLGPDGVIYPGTCRGPWERVFSDQHQRPQNVPLRLDMEKAIGMVPGLFQNRRVPGKSFSSCGSFLETGNGPNGERGLVEFTPDNMVKTIGDVVLSRRGMGTSYHLSVVLDDAAQGVNHVIRGQDLFEATRIHILLQALLNLPHPTYHHHSLIRDEAGKRLAKRDDARAIATYRQDGANPQDIRELVGLG
- a CDS encoding iron-sulfur cluster assembly scaffold protein; its protein translation is MSSETDLIKLYSSRILALAADIPFLDRLEHPDATAKKRAPLCGSTVTVDLNIKDGRVTAFGQDVKACALGQASASVVGRNIIGRSLAEVETARDELKAMLKDDQPAPNSPFSDLEVLVPAREFKNRHASILLCLEASLEAFKAALQRNCA
- the hisI gene encoding phosphoribosyl-AMP cyclohydrolase, with protein sequence MQKVFTMSFDPNNLKYDAAGLIPCIAQDEASGEVLMMAWMNAQSVARTLETGKVTYWSRSRQAFWVKGESSGHVQSLVDLRLDCDRDCLLALVHQVGPACHTNRRSCFYTAVRDGEEVELMKPMD